tttcgaggtcgtatgaattagttatgaatttccaaattttaaatcatttctgaaattggataaaggctgaattaatcctgggccgacacgtgtcacgctgtgactggtccacgtggcatgatgatgtcagcatgacatcatcgtctcggCTTTGAGCtcacaggtggggtccagctgatgtcagcatgatgtcagcaacgtcatcagttctgacaggtgggtccagcgactcttgggtcactgacatgtgggtccagagtggctgtgccactgacatgtggggccaggtcaacggtcaacattgaccggtcaatggtcgaTACGGGCCAGGTCTCAAACAggccttggtgggctcgggttgggccggtgtgggccgggctgacccggacacatggcgtgctgtggcgcagttgggctcttactgggcttcgtttcctggctgtgggcgtgagcgcggctcacggtggacccaagttcacggtccatggacctaaggcagggtccatggtggaccgagtccattctcatttctcctcggctcggctcatgtgcatcgggtgcagggctgcgcggctcaactcgccccttctcctctgtttcttccacggcgcgctcccgccggcgacgtgctcaccggcgagctcccgcaatggctcaggcatccaattgaggtggggaaaagcctccccacGCCATGGCAACTGCATCGATGGGGTTAGGGCGACGACGAATggtggctcgagcacaaccggcgtgTGGGAATGGCacgggtgcagcggcattggccggcTCTATGGTGCGAGTGGGCGTCACATTGCTCCAGTGGGCTTGTTgggcaggtcgaggggtcctctagggcctccgatggctttggccacggcggcggtCTTCCGATCACATCGGTGGCGTtggtgtgggggctatggcctcggaggggcGTCACAGTGGGGAGTGTAGGTTCCTACAGATCCGTGAGGACGCGGCGAGGGTGTCCAGAGCTCAAGGCAGGGCTTCTagtttctaggtggccggtagagtcttcccggcggccacgacgacatggtgacgacggcgaggcgcgtgGGTCACTACAGGGTTCCAGCGGGGTGGTCATGGCATGCGcatgagttacccgtggcttcagcgaacaggacgggcgagtcaaggaggcacCAGGCACTCCCAGCagtactggccacggtggtcggtgctctgaccggtggtcgggtgctcggaccggtagtctagtgctcggcacggtggtctggtgctcggaccggtggtcgggtgctcagaccggtggtccggtgctcggaggtggtctggtgctccggtggtggctgtgccatggcggcggcggcgtgagcatggcatgcgtgctcggctatgGCGTCCGGGGGACTTGGAGAggtctacagcgtccaagggctcagGGGTGGTCAtggtcaacgtgagtgtgctgtgctggtgtgcctagaggccggggatggccttggcctacgcgctcacggtatggagcgccatggccggagtagcaaagTCCGGCGGCGAGTAGGGAAGAAatcgggggctcaccgtgggtgctgtggaagagaggatggtggtgcagtgtcgagttgcggccatgtagctccagaagcagtgccgtgcagtgccgacccgcgatCGTGATGATGACGATGGCATCGCCCTCGGCTCCGGTGACTTCGGCAGCGCGCGGGGGCTCTGATCCTCCTcccacgatctccttctcggccctctactctcaatgtggtgcggctgctgggccaccaagcgatggcggaggctgagggagaggctaaggcacCGGGCGTGAGCgacgtgcgggctggctttatagccgagcgccatgcctcccatggcggatggcatcatgcggtggaggcgtgtgcatcgcatcagacggtggtgcggggttgtgtgggcgcggcgcaagggggacagggtcatgccctgggcgtgaccccctggcccgcccctgccactgctgtcgggcgccggtcgcgtaggcggttgaggcgtgggtgaggaagacgacactgtagacgggggtggctgacatgtggggtccagcgggcagtggctgcgagcgaggtaGACGGGTGCGCGGGCATGGGCGACGCgttgggccggctcgtgggccacGCGTGCGCTGGGAAAATGGAAAGGGTTGGCAGgctggttgggctggctggctggcgtgggtcgagcaggccgaggcggcttgcgaggcctacatcctttctcttctttttctattttgtttttcatttcatctcttttgtttgaattcgaatttggttctaaaatttgaattccaaattggtgcacctaatttattggagttgttaagcatatcatagctcaaatggaaatccaaatcacactttaaataatcaatgtatgcaacactttatttgttagattTTAAATAAACAccattaactaatgacatgccatgcttatgtgtaaacttgggttggggttagacctaatgcatctcttaggttggtttACTatgcatgacactcatcatcgcatgggagttctaagaaaaattttgtagttggtatttttagtgtgtggatttttgggttgttacatatccagtctccgaccggaaggcctggctaaggaggggacgacgctcattTTCGActtcgacccgcttctccgaccggaaggtctggccaaggaggggacgacgctcgcttccaactccaaccggaaatacaccgaacctctgcttacggctcttctctgaccggcgcggtcggagccaactgggaacgaccggccagggacgcccgcttggtGAGGACCCAATAAatcaggtggagcagataaggtaaggacAGTACTGAGGACCACCCGGGGACGCCCACTTGGTAAGTCAAtcgtaataccaaggaccgtatcctacacacctgcaggacagtactgtcaggccatgtcagaagggtactttgaAGCCTTCCAAACATTTCAAAACAAAAACAGTGTTGTAgacgccgacatttgtcctatagtatggtaaGCGCCAACATTTGGCATACCAAAAGAACATGATGGAGCCTGCCACATACATCTGGATGTCAATGTTATTGTGGGCATcgacaaactgtcttgtacccgacggcgtgggtaacaagactagggcacacacacactctctctctctcttagaacttgtaaggtcatccccttcatctataaaaggggatgcgctctctctccCAATAAGAACGGATCATTCTGACTCGCTCTCTGCTAAGTTTTAAACATTCTGAGTACTCGAATAGctccacagctctagaactctaaagctacacagagcatatgttacaatacttagcgcacgtagaagCTTCTGctactcttggcccttcggtctagagtccgaccggacctctaacaccccccatcttattcccacttatttgtaaccccacagcaaacttcgagcacctgagctcaagaataaagtcaccgaccaactgaaACAGGAcctagggcatgttgcctgaacccgtataaactctgtgtcattaagtgctaggccacgtccgatcacaacgtatggcaaaactacaaatatttacgtgttagtCAATTTTTACACCGACAATAGTTGTGCGAAGGTTGATATGCATTAGGATTAAGGACTAACTAGTTCTAAATATTCATAATAGTAGTGTGAAGACATTAAGAGTAGTTTAAGGCCTTGTTTCTCGTTTGGCCATACTTTTAAGAGAGTGGAAAGTAGTAGCTTTACCTATTTTGAATCTAGAGCatagatgtggtgcacacttataaAAACTAGACGGCTTGATTGAGGTCCCAATAAGATGCAAAGAAACGAAGCTAGATACAAAAGATGTTGAATTGGAAGATGCTTTCACATAATCACTTGCCACACCACATGAAGCTTTTAATGTTCCTAGAGTTCTAGCTCCAATTATGTCTAGAGCTAGAGACGATCAGCACCAAAAATTCATAAAGCTTAAGCTATGTCAAAAGGGCCCTTACAAAGGAGGTAAGAACAAATGGAGAAGACTAGGAAAATAAAAGCCAGCCAATGAATAGGTGGATGGATCCACAAGAACTCCCTGAAGTTTCTATTGCACAACCAAATGGTCTTTTAATTGTTGGCAGAGGCCGGACTCAATAATACACAAATttagtgtttggtttgaggaacagGATAATCTTTAGCTTTCTCACTCATGGATATTAGTTTGGTTTTGAAATTTGAATGTGTTGTCGTGTTGATCAAACTGTACATCATACGCAAACCTCATATGCACATGCTTATTAATACATAAACAAGAAGGATGAAGTCATCGGAACAAAATTTATAAAATCAACTTATAATATACTttctccgttttaaattataagttattctggTTTTCAAGGTACATATCTTTTATTATGCTTCTAGACGTAGCGTATACCATGTGTATAGTAAAAAATTATATACTTGGAAAAGCCAAAACAGTTTATAATTATAACATTTAAAACAGAGGTGTACTGCTTTATTTACGATGAACTGATTTCTCAAAACAAGCAGCATAAAGTATATCCTCGTTATTATAGTATTAGGCCTGTTTTAGATACTCATATTTGATTAGTGAAGCTAGTAAACCGAAAAGAGGGAACCCGGGGACAAGTAGGAACACCAGAACCATCTATACGCTGACTGACTACTCCCCTAGAATGGGAAACCAGCAACTCCTCAGTTTACTTTCCTTTGTTTAGATTCAGCCtgtaaagttttagggtgtcacatcggatgttataCAGAGATGTCGTatagggtgtttggatactaataaaaaaattacagaatccgtcagtaaacctcaagacaaatttattaagcctaattaatcaatcattaacacacgtgttactgtagcactttattgtcaaattatggattaattaggcttaaaagattcgtctcgcaaattagccgaaaactgtgcaattaattatttttttagtctatatttaatactccatatatgtgtcaaacatttgatgtgacatgatGTAAAGTTTTGGGTAGGAACTAAACAATGGCTTAGTGTCACCAGCTTGTATTAAACCATCTAATCCTTGATCCTTCCTTCCTCGTAGTGTAGCTGCACGCCTGCACTATTCCATTTCCACCCCTGTTCTGTTCCGTCGTAGTCCCCCAGCTTCCCCTGTGTCCATTCAATTCCTTCAATGCAACCCCAGCTCGAATCTCCTCCCTAACGTGCAGCTCTCCACACGTCGTGCATCTCCAATGCCACTCCACGTccacctcctcctgctcctcctcttcgccACCTCGCTTCCCTCCAGTGTCAATTCCTCCTCTTGCGCCGGCCGCGACGACGCGGCCATCGTCGCCGCCGCGTTCCGGTACGTGCGCAACTTCCGTGCCCCGAGAGCCAAGGCGGCATGCCAGCCGGTCCGAGAGCTCCACCTCCCGTCGCGGAACCTCACGGGCGCGGTGTCGTGGGCGGCGCTGGCGAACCTGACCGCGCTCGCCGCGCTCGACCTCTCGGGCAACGCGCTCCAGGGCGCCATCCCGGGCCGGTTCTGGCGCGCGCCGTCGCTCCGTGCGGTTGACGTCTCCCGCAACCAGCTCGGCGGCGCGCTCCGGGTGGAGGAGCCCAACCCGCGGCTCCGGTCGCTCAACGTGTCCGGCAACCGGTTCACGGGCGTCGACGGGGTGGAAGGGCTCTcggggctcgtcgcgctcgacgtGTCGGCGAACAGGATCCGCGCGGTGCCGCGGGGCCTGCGGCGTCTGGCGCGGGTGAAGCGGCTCGACCTGTCCTCGAACGCGATGCAGGGGAGGTTCCCCGGCGACTTGCCGCCGCTCGGCGGGGTGCGTTCCTTGAACGTCTCGTACAACAGGTTCTCCGGCGTGGTGGACCCGGGCGCCGTCGCGAAGTTCGGCCACTCGGCGTTCGTACACGCGGGCAACGCGTCGTCACTGGTGTTCTCGGACAACTCGACAGCAGCGCCACGGCGGCCGCGGCCGTCATCACCTCCTGGTCCTAGTCCTCTTGGGAAAAGTAAAAAGAAGGGTGGTTctgggacgacgacgacgaggaggaggcatCTGAGCATCGTGGCGGTGGCGGTGATATGCGGGGTGGCGTCCCTGGCCATGCTGCTCTGCCTGGTCGGGTGCGTGGCGTGCGGCGCGCTGAGGTGCAGGCGGCGGCAGAAGGGAGGCAAAGACGacgaggagaagaaggagaaagcaCAATGGAGCGAGAagggcgacgaggaggaggacgtggTGGTCGTGGCGGCCAGGGGCGCGTCGTCGGCAGCGCCCGTGGTGCTGTTCGAGCGGCCGCTGATACAGCTCACGCTGGGCGACCTGGCCGCGGCCACGTCCGGCTTCGGCCGCGAGTCTCAGCTCGCGGAGCGCGGCGGCCGCAGCGGCGCCGCGTACCGGGCCGTGCTCCCCGGTGACCTGCACGTCGTCGTGCGCGTCGTGGAGGGCGCCGTGGCCGGGCTCCGCGAGGACGACGACAACCCGGCGGCCGCTGCCACCGCGTTTCGGGAGCTCGCGCGCCTCCGCCACCCGAACATTCTTCCACTCCTTGGCTACTGCATTGCAGGTGAGTGAGCTCAATCCGAATCATTCTACTAGAATCAATTTTGTTTAATTTCTTTGTGCTAAACATTATTTTTTTGTGAATTGTTATCCTCAAAATATAATCTATGCATGGGTTGCTAGTGCCAATGTAGAAACTGCCAAAGTAAGTGTGCATGGGTGTGTATTGTGTAGGCTAGTCTCGAACTTTTTAGCACCATTTTAGCCGCCATGCATTCCGGGTATAGTTGGAGCAGTTGGGTTCGGTGCACAGATGAAAAGTTGCAGCGAAAAATACTACTACTGTACACAAGAAAGCTGCATGGTTTGAATTCTGCGGCCTGtttgggaggccgtatcgtatcgtggattatttactgctggctggtttggtgtgagagaaaaacactattcctggtttttacgagcaagcgaacatgctgcatGATGACTTCATTTATTAAACAAAAATCATCTTTGCAGGCAAGGAGAAGCTACTACTTTACGAGTACATGGAGAAGGGCGACCTGCACCGGTGGCTGCACGAGCTGCCAGCGGGGCGGCCGGACATGGACGACACGGCGGGCAGCGGCGACATCTGGGAGGCGGCGGAGGTGAAGCGGTCCATCTCCGACTGGCCGACCCGGCACCGCATCG
The nucleotide sequence above comes from Miscanthus floridulus cultivar M001 chromosome 18, ASM1932011v1, whole genome shotgun sequence. Encoded proteins:
- the LOC136522059 gene encoding calmodulin-binding receptor kinase CaMRLK-like; this translates as MPLHVHLLLLLLFATSLPSSVNSSSCAGRDDAAIVAAAFRYVRNFRAPRAKAACQPVRELHLPSRNLTGAVSWAALANLTALAALDLSGNALQGAIPGRFWRAPSLRAVDVSRNQLGGALRVEEPNPRLRSLNVSGNRFTGVDGVEGLSGLVALDVSANRIRAVPRGLRRLARVKRLDLSSNAMQGRFPGDLPPLGGVRSLNVSYNRFSGVVDPGAVAKFGHSAFVHAGNASSLVFSDNSTAAPRRPRPSSPPGPSPLGKSKKKGGSGTTTTRRRHLSIVAVAVICGVASLAMLLCLVGCVACGALRCRRRQKGGKDDEEKKEKAQWSEKGDEEEDVVVVAARGASSAAPVVLFERPLIQLTLGDLAAATSGFGRESQLAERGGRSGAAYRAVLPGDLHVVVRVVEGAVAGLREDDDNPAAAATAFRELARLRHPNILPLLGYCIAGKEKLLLYEYMEKGDLHRWLHELPAGRPDMDDTAGSGDIWEAAEVKRSISDWPTRHRIALGVARGLAFLHQGWAGGGGSAVVHGHLVPTNVLLCDDLEPRISDFFGHNHNGNATPEGDVYGFGVLVLELMTGQAGWDEASVSWARGIIRDGKGLDIVDPRVRDEAAAGAEAEAADREMVECLRVGYLCTAHSPDKRPTMQQVVGVLKDIRAVPPTTPRPGS